The following nucleotide sequence is from Acyrthosiphon pisum isolate AL4f chromosome A2, pea_aphid_22Mar2018_4r6ur, whole genome shotgun sequence.
GTGCCGTGTGTATTGATAATGATACACACATTTTGTCNNNNNNNNNNNNNNNNNNNNNNNNNNNNNNNNNNNNNNNNNNNNNNNNNNCCATAAAATGTATGAACCAGATGAGTCAGTATGCATCGATGAAACAATGGTACCTTTTAGAGGCAGGTTAAATTTTCGCCAATACATACCTGGAAAAAGGCACAAGTATggtataaaactttttaaattgtgtatgaAAGGAGGTTACACTtggcatataaaaatatatggtggCAAAGAAAAAGAACCTGGAAAACAAGTTGCTACAAGTGTTGTACTTGAGTTAATGAAACCATTATTAGGGGCTGGCCGAACACTTTATACTGATA
It contains:
- the LOC103308680 gene encoding piggyBac transposable element-derived protein 4-like, with the protein product MYEPDESVCIDETMVPFRGRLNFRQYIPGKRHKYGIKLFKLCMKGGYTWHIKIYGGKEKEPGKQVATSVVLELMKPLLGAGRTLYTDNYYTSVDLAHKLLDKNTHLVGTLRRNRKNNPKPVLNSILKKK